The Vidua macroura isolate BioBank_ID:100142 chromosome 9, ASM2450914v1, whole genome shotgun sequence genome has a window encoding:
- the RNASEL gene encoding 2-5A-dependent ribonuclease, giving the protein MELPARNQKKGSTPPRMKAAEVLNLELNAAVYNKDKEAVLELLEQGADVNSKVDSGWTPLQTAVRVDEEELVQLLLDRGASLHARKDNGGTAFTEAGIAGNVEVLKLLLERGSDIHEQDINGFTAFMEAAWYGKEEALRFLYSRGAKVNLRRETSEEKAKLHKGGATALMDACKERHFSAVKILVEEMRADVNIRDNRDRNALIHALKKGSDKKKYESAVSIVHFLLEHGVDVKSKDECGKTALILAVEMESPELVTALLEKDEIDIDDADEEGNTALMVAVEKDDCRIAKLLCEKGARTNRGNLIAVARRNRSSSMENRLREYKVRLVPDPPRAWEPKSKRWRAQLKKLDQMYRPMIGKLKTFPYIQQKIQDGIYLGLHGGTEVAVQITRSAEGDKEKEFLGKCSHSEHLLKLFQSEKEKGCMYLCFLLWEKNLQEHLQDPEGQKDYKAALKIIFQALRELHSLGFAHQDLQPGNFVIDLGGKIYLADFGNKRRSIEGQEELVKSDLEALGRLVLYVLTGGRKPLQQVGIRDLAPSSPDYTEALDLVQSLSSPDERGLEGLSKHPYFWSNQSRFNFLKTIWNKIKDNPNRKSIFQDPNVTKKAFPYPQWTKMIDKDVLRVMENPKNAKPTRYRNDVTQLLRLMRNMDEHKDEGISNKIGDYAEYFLKVFPELTIYVYNSLRQNPTCSHLTDFQDPSL; this is encoded by the exons ATGGAGCTCCCAGCTCGCAACCAGAAGAAGGGCTCTACCCCTCCCAGAATGAAGGCAGCTGAAGTCCTTAACTTGGAGTTAAATGCTGCTGTGTACAACAAGGATAAAgaagctgtgctggagctgctggagcagggggcaGATGTGAATTCCAAGGTAGACAGTGGCTGGACACCCCTGCAGACTGCAGTGAGAGTCGACGAGGAGGAGCTGGTCCAGCTTCTGCTGGACAGGGGAGCTTCTCTGCACGCCAGGAAGGACAATGGTGGCACTGCATTTACTGAGGCAGGGATAGCAGGGAACGTGGAGGTCCTGAAGCTCCTCCTGGAGCGTGGGTCAGACATCCACGAGCAGGACATCAATGGCTTCACAGCTTTCATGGAGGCTGCATGgtacgggaaggaggaagccTTGAGATTCCTGTACAGCAGAGGGGCAAAGGTGAATTTGAGGAGGGAGACCAGCGAGGAGAAAGCCAAGCTGCACAAAGGAGGTGCCACAGCACTAATGGACGCTTGCAAGGAGCGCCACTTCTCGGCTGTGAAAATCCTGGTCGAGGAGATGAGGGCTGATGTGAACATCCGTGACAACAGAGACAGGAATGCCTTGATCCACGCCCTAAAGAAGGGTTCGGACAAAAAAAAGTATGAGTCAGCTGTGTCCATAGTTCATTTCCTGCTGGAGCACGGTGTGGATGTGAAGAGCAAAGATGAATGTGGGAAAACTGCCCTCATCCTGGCTGTTGAAAtggagagcccagagctggtgaCAGCTTTGTTGGAGAAGGATGAGATAGATATTGATGACGCAGATGAGGAGGGCAACACAGCCCTGATGGTGGCTGTGGAGAAAGATGATTGCAGAATAGCAAAGTTGTTGTGTGAAAAGGGAGCGAGGACTAATCGTGGGAACCTGATTGCAGTTGCAAGGAGAAATCGTTCTTCCAGCATGGAAAACCGTCTTCGTGAGTACAAGGTCAGGCTTGTTCCAGATCCCCCCAGAGCGTGGGAGCCAAAGAGCAAACGCTGGAGGGCCCAGCTGAAAAAACTTGATCAAATGTATCGCCCCATGATTGGCAAACTGAAGACATTTCCATACATCCAGCAGAAAATTCAGGATGGCATCTACCTCGGGCTCCACGGAGGGACAGAGGTAGCAGTGCAAATAACCCGCAGTGCAGAGGGTGACAAAGAGAAAGAGTTCCTTGGAAAATGTTCTCACAGTGAACATCTACTGAAGCTCTTCCAgtctgagaaggaaaaaggctgcATGTACTTGTGcttcctgctctgggaaaaaaacctccaggaGCACCTGCAGGACCCTGAAGGCCAGAAGGATTACAAAGCTGCTCTGAAGATCATCTTCCAGGCACTGAGAGAGCTGCACTCCCTCGGATTTGCTCACCAGGATCTGCAGCCTGGGAACTTCGTAATAG ATTTAGGTGGCAAAATTTACTTGGCGGACTTTGGTAATAAAAGAAGGTCAATTGAAGGCCAAGAAGAACTTGTGAAGTCAGATTTAGAG GCCCTGGGCAGGCTCGTGCTCTACGTTTTAACAGGGGGTAGGAAACCCCTCCAGCAAGTTGGAATCAGGGATTTGGCTCCCAGTTCCCCAGATTACACGGAGGCTCTGGACCTTGTACAAAGCCTGTCCTCTCCTGATGAACGAGGCTTGGAAGGATTGAGCAAACATCCCTATTTCTGGAGCAATCAGAG CAGGTTCAACTTCCTGAAGACTATATGGAATAAAATCAAAGACAACCCAAACcgaaaaagtatttttcaagatCCTAATGTCACTAAGAAAGCTTTTCCTTATCCACAGTGGACTAAAATG ATTGACAAAGATGTTTTACGCGTCATGGAAAATCCTAAGAATGCAAAACCTACCAGATACAGAAATGATGTCACTCAACTCCTGAGGCTCATGAGAAACATGGATGAACACAAAGATGAAGG GATCAGCAACAAAATAGGAGACTATGCTGAGTATTTCCTGAAGGTTTTCCCAGAACTTACCATCTATGTGTACAACAGCTTACGCCAGAACCCCACGTGCAGTCACCTCACAGACTTCCAGGACCCTTCTCTGTAG